In Planctomicrobium piriforme, the genomic window GCTGGGGCTTCCCATTTTTTTCCGGCGGCATCTCGCCGACAACCACGCGGGCAATGAGCTCACTGCTTTCGGCGTCACCCGGCACAATCACCTTGCCGCTGGCGCCGCCTGCCAGGGCGCGATCTTTTCGGGTGAGATCGAGTTCCCCATTCGGATCAGCGGATTGGTGGCATTCCAGGCAGCGCCGCAGGAACACGTTGGCAGCGGTCTGCTCGAAGTTCACGTCGGCTGCCGATGCGGCGCGAACCGGCACGCACGCGACAAATATCGCCGCGAAGACCAGACCCAATGGCTGCTGACATTTTGTGAACATGGAAGTCAGCCTGTTACGAAAGAGTCGGGGCCCAGGATTGCGTGAGGTGCTGGAGAATTCCGGCGATGGCTCCCTGCCGTTTGCTGCCGCGGGCCTGCACAATCCGACATTCCGCCAGCGCCGGAGTCAGTGCCCGCTGACGGGTGCGTTCGATCACGCGTGAGAACAGATCATCCGCCGCAGTGAACAGCAATCCATGGACGAACAACACGGTCGGATTGAAGATGTTGATGACGGCCGCAATGCCCACTGCCAGATACTCGACAACTCGATCAAGCTCTGCAGTCGCGTCAATCTCCCCACTGCGAATCAAACTGACGGCCGCGTGGATGTCGACGGTGCGTCCAATCTTCTCAGAAATCGCCCGGGCCAGTGCCGTATCGGTCGCCAAAGTTTCAAGGCACCCGCGGTTGCCGCATCCGCAGCGGAGCCCGTTCAGGTCGACGGTGATGTGTCCGAGTTCGCCTGCCAATCCGCTGTTGCCAGTCAGCAGGCGGCCGCCGCTCATAACGCCGAGGCCTAGCCCTGAACTGACATCGAGCATGGCGAAGTCGTCTCGGCCCCGCGCCTCGCCAAACATCCGTTCTCCCAGGCAGAGTGCGTGCGACTCCTGCAAGACGACGCATTCGACCCCGAGCCGGTCCGAGAGATCCTTACCGGGACGGTGACCGTCCAGGACGCGAAGATTGGGCGAGAGCACCACTTCGCCGATCCGCTGATTCTTGAGGCCCGGGACGCTGATCCCCACCCCCTGAATTTCGCTGCCGAGAATCCGCTTCAGAATCTGGGCCTCGGTTTCGACTTTTCTGAGCAAGCTTTCATAAGTGTCGGGAGTCTCAAAAGTCCGCATGCGATCGGGATCGAGCCGGCCATCCAGACCTGTGGCGACGACCCATGAGCGGTTGACGTCGATCACAACGCCCAGCACACAGACTTTGTCAGCGGCCAGCTTAACCAGCTTGGCCGGCCTGCCGAAGGCGCCAGCGGAGGCTTCGATTTCTTCCAGTAAGCCGACTTCCATCAGGGAAGTGACAGCTTTGGAGACAGTGGGAGCGCTCAACCCTGAAAGTCGTGTGACCATCGCACGCGACGAGGGACCGCGCTGTTGAATCAGTTCCAGCACCCGCCGTTCATTGATCCGGCGGAGCAGCGTGGGCTCGATTCTGGCAGACATGGGGTCGACTCCGGGAGTTCTCGTGTGGGGTCGACGATAGCACAG contains:
- a CDS encoding ROK family transcriptional regulator — translated: MSARIEPTLLRRINERRVLELIQQRGPSSRAMVTRLSGLSAPTVSKAVTSLMEVGLLEEIEASAGAFGRPAKLVKLAADKVCVLGVVIDVNRSWVVATGLDGRLDPDRMRTFETPDTYESLLRKVETEAQILKRILGSEIQGVGISVPGLKNQRIGEVVLSPNLRVLDGHRPGKDLSDRLGVECVVLQESHALCLGERMFGEARGRDDFAMLDVSSGLGLGVMSGGRLLTGNSGLAGELGHITVDLNGLRCGCGNRGCLETLATDTALARAISEKIGRTVDIHAAVSLIRSGEIDATAELDRVVEYLAVGIAAVINIFNPTVLFVHGLLFTAADDLFSRVIERTRQRALTPALAECRIVQARGSKRQGAIAGILQHLTQSWAPTLS